The Ziziphus jujuba cultivar Dongzao chromosome 5, ASM3175591v1 genome segment ATGATAAAGAGTATCCGAGCATTTCAACTCGCAAGTGGTAACCGAGCGTTCACTTTATGATAAAGagttaaaagaaaaaggtatcttatatatacttttatcattaaacattaaacaaattccatgtattaattaaataactttTCTTCTTCATATTATCATGACAAAAGCATATACAGACACAGTGCAAAGTAGTAGCTACTTTTTCGGGCCAACTCCGAGATACCTGTGATTATAATactttcttcatcatcatcctttttttttttctttttttttgtgtgtgtgggATAATATcatctccctctctctttttctctctctctctctctctcacatggTTAGTTGAGTTTCTCGTGAACTAAGGCTCTTTGGAGCAATCTGTTGGCTTATTTGGGGACAAAGTTATCGCTTTTCTcactcctttcttttttttttttttctttttttttggtaattataaaatttatttcagggacatcaaaaaaaaaaaaaaaaaaaaaacattgtatgAGAGGGCAAGTCATTATCAAGTATTGAAACTTTCCCTTGAAACAAGGTAACAatctaacacacacacacacacacatatatggtACTTGAAGAAACTTGGATTTATTGTTTGGTTTTTAGGTAAAAGGAGCTATAAATTCATGCTTAGTTTTCCATGCATGCTTTGCATACGTATGcattaaaaactatatatatgtatatatatattagtaatttaTAAATTGACCTTATATACATAAATGGACTAAAACTGAGATGGTGCCGCTGAATTTCAAACCAAAACCATCAAACAATCGTTAACGTGTGGTGTGCAGGGCTTGACATATGAAAAACAcagcaaaatatatacaaaagaagaaaaaggaaaaagctgTAAACTTCCAACATCTTCTTGAAAAATCGTTGGTACTGAACTCAGCAGGATTTCTTTCCCTTTTACATTGATTGCTGATGCAAGTGTGTTCAATCGTCCACatacatctaaccttatatGCTTCTAGATAGCATacgaaaacaatataaatattacaaacatATATCCCGCATTTTCTCTTACaccaaacagaaaaataaaagtctCTTCCAATTTCAAAAACAGTCATTTCCAAAAGATTCAATCTCTCCCTTTTTGTTGTTTCACCCTTTTTCAATTTCATGGCACCAACCAGAGAAAATATCAACTGCTCTTACTCGATGAGAGAAAAAAATGTTCATAAGCCGCCAAAGCTTTCAATGGAAAATTTACAAAGGAGCTTATCCGACATATCATTGGAACTAATCAAAGAAGACATCAACATCGAAAACGAAGTGAAGCTCCCACCGATATCCGAGGTCGAAGACGCCAAGTGCGAGTGCTGTGGCATGTCCGAGGAGTGCACAGGTGAGTACATAAACCGAGTGCGTAATAAGTTTTCAGGGAAGCTAATATGCGGACTGTGCGCGGAAGCTGTGAATGAGGGAACGGAGAAAAATGGTGGGAAAAGAGAAGAGGCTTTGAATGAGCACATGACTGACTGCGTGAGGTTCAATAGGATTGAGAGGAACAATCCTGTTTTCTACCAAGCTGAAGCCATTAAAGAGATATTCAAGAGATGTTCGTCAAGAAATGGTGGTAGCAGTAGTAGTAGTAGAGCTAAGTCTATAAGTCCCAGATCTCAGTGTGGTCCAAGGAAAGGAGGTATTACTAGGAGCTCAAGCTGTATCCCTACAATCACTAAGGATAGGTccgaaaattaattt includes the following:
- the LOC107412688 gene encoding uncharacterized protein LOC107412688; translated protein: MAPTRENINCSYSMREKNVHKPPKLSMENLQRSLSDISLELIKEDINIENEVKLPPISEVEDAKCECCGMSEECTGEYINRVRNKFSGKLICGLCAEAVNEGTEKNGGKREEALNEHMTDCVRFNRIERNNPVFYQAEAIKEIFKRCSSRNGGSSSSSRAKSISPRSQCGPRKGGITRSSSCIPTITKDRSEN